A single Thermaerobacter sp. FW80 DNA region contains:
- a CDS encoding AAA family ATPase — protein sequence MRWHRLRLQGFGPFREAVEFRFPDGLGHWVAPNESGKSTLVAGLVAILFGLPGSSDPSRYGQARYRHWGGAARFEGELEFTAVDGRRYRIQRDFATHRVRLVRLDPRGPVEEWAGTHNPAANRPAPGYEEAIRRLVGIGSRAVLLETFCLQQPLPAPAAADRQPGLAPEVQELLAGAGARSPAQALAALEEAIRALTRWTRELGVSGQNLRQDRAIEQVEQRIRQLEEAIARDREAADALEGVRRRRAEVAAQRQALEQRLERCRERHDAWAEWRRRVERYRDRLVQRRRIEQAVQRAAVLEAEVAALREEERRRWPGWEDWAGDDESGLAAALDRLLQVSQAAAALRDQLAVLERRRWQAAARVLWAAWCRYRFLDRALATLDRLGRRAPRLAAASADELERLRAAPRQEAELQRQAAALAGELRAREQALEALAEEGRALAATFAEVQRWTPEIAAAAAEAAALQEEIQRREHEAERRRAEMVQRRRLGRRVALAVAAAAGVAAATLGRAVEAPGWMLALAVGLAALGVGWLAWRGVAGAQRVAPAVEEGLRQRLEAVRARLGPWAHEAPARLRELEGRFREWQARQASLEERRRRETAARDDVRRRLEAVEASIEDLRRWVASFTGGAGAVDRVTTWWDAVCSLRRRLEEERTRLAAELWGVRSGPPPSADEVAELVLPETGPSWSAMARIVVAGDADPGGSASPADPREALGDGAPSGAWTVGRLVEQLSRWDAASWEEPAAEADRWRRLEEREAAWLQALEASWSPGGDPEPAAVPDGPPAVYEHLQRLEVEQAQEAEATARRAETLAQELASLTAQEAALRARCRALLEACGGDPIQAREQWQAYAAHRQRRREREGELKGVLGAWETPDTEALAVRLEQWRDACLVELRAIEDLAKRFPELPTGEDLDPAQAAHPLAGLEEERRGIEAAIRQADAELQHLTAQEAALLQQAPLNIAQAELELVALQARREALRDELDALVLAHRHLREALEEFHATYRQRLEDAASRYFARITGQPGRRVVLDARFRLSVREADGTPVVAEQLSQGTRDQLFWALRVAVADLLAGDVNLPFVLDDPFVHWDDRRLEEGRRIVTALAQDRQVVVLSHRPALAAWGQPVELAGALPATAQEVAVASAPSAPAGPTDAAGGGATREGEGEGS from the coding sequence GTGCGCTGGCACCGGCTGCGGCTGCAGGGCTTCGGACCCTTCCGGGAGGCCGTCGAGTTCCGGTTCCCCGACGGCCTGGGGCACTGGGTGGCGCCCAACGAGAGCGGCAAGTCCACCCTGGTCGCCGGGCTCGTGGCGATCCTCTTCGGTCTGCCGGGTTCGTCCGACCCGTCGCGCTACGGCCAGGCCCGGTACCGGCACTGGGGCGGGGCTGCGCGCTTCGAGGGCGAGCTCGAGTTCACCGCCGTCGACGGGCGGCGCTACCGCATCCAGCGGGACTTCGCCACCCACCGCGTGCGGCTCGTGCGGCTCGACCCGCGCGGTCCGGTGGAGGAGTGGGCCGGGACCCACAACCCCGCCGCCAACCGGCCCGCCCCCGGGTACGAGGAGGCGATCCGGCGGCTGGTGGGGATCGGCTCCCGGGCGGTGTTGCTCGAGACCTTCTGCCTCCAGCAGCCGTTGCCCGCGCCGGCGGCCGCCGACCGGCAACCCGGGCTGGCCCCCGAGGTGCAGGAGCTGTTGGCCGGTGCCGGCGCCCGCTCGCCCGCCCAGGCGCTGGCCGCCCTGGAGGAGGCCATCCGGGCGCTCACCCGCTGGACCCGCGAGCTCGGCGTCTCGGGGCAGAACCTGCGGCAGGATCGGGCGATCGAGCAGGTCGAGCAGCGGATCCGCCAACTGGAGGAGGCCATCGCCCGCGACCGGGAGGCGGCCGATGCCCTCGAGGGGGTGCGGCGGCGCCGGGCGGAGGTGGCGGCACAACGGCAGGCGCTGGAGCAGCGGCTGGAGCGGTGCCGGGAGCGCCACGACGCCTGGGCCGAGTGGCGTCGCCGCGTGGAACGGTACCGGGACCGGCTGGTCCAGCGGCGGCGCATCGAGCAGGCGGTGCAGCGGGCCGCCGTGCTGGAGGCGGAGGTCGCGGCCCTCCGGGAGGAGGAGCGCCGTCGCTGGCCGGGCTGGGAGGACTGGGCGGGCGACGACGAGAGCGGCCTGGCGGCCGCCCTGGACCGGCTGCTGCAGGTGAGCCAGGCGGCCGCGGCCTTGCGGGATCAGCTGGCGGTCCTGGAGCGCCGGCGGTGGCAGGCCGCCGCGCGGGTGCTGTGGGCGGCGTGGTGTCGCTACCGGTTCCTCGATCGGGCCCTGGCGACGCTGGACCGGCTGGGGCGGCGTGCCCCGCGGCTGGCGGCGGCGTCGGCGGACGAGCTCGAACGCTTGCGGGCGGCGCCGCGCCAGGAGGCCGAGCTGCAGCGCCAGGCGGCGGCCCTCGCTGGGGAGCTCCGGGCCCGGGAGCAGGCGCTCGAGGCCCTCGCCGAGGAGGGGCGGGCACTGGCGGCGACCTTTGCCGAGGTCCAACGGTGGACGCCGGAGATCGCCGCTGCCGCCGCCGAGGCGGCGGCCCTGCAGGAGGAGATCCAGCGGAGGGAGCATGAGGCGGAGCGGCGACGGGCCGAGATGGTGCAGCGGCGCAGGCTGGGCCGCCGGGTCGCCCTGGCGGTGGCCGCCGCGGCCGGGGTGGCGGCGGCGACCCTGGGCCGCGCTGTGGAGGCCCCGGGGTGGATGCTCGCCCTGGCCGTGGGCCTCGCCGCGCTGGGGGTCGGGTGGCTGGCGTGGCGAGGGGTCGCAGGGGCCCAGCGCGTCGCTCCCGCCGTCGAGGAGGGGCTTCGCCAGCGCCTGGAGGCGGTGCGGGCGCGGCTCGGGCCCTGGGCGCACGAGGCGCCCGCGCGCCTCCGGGAGCTGGAAGGCCGCTTCCGGGAGTGGCAGGCGCGGCAGGCGAGCCTGGAGGAGCGCCGACGGCGCGAGACCGCGGCGCGTGACGACGTCCGGCGGCGGCTGGAGGCGGTGGAGGCGTCCATCGAAGATCTGCGCCGCTGGGTCGCCTCCTTCACCGGCGGGGCGGGGGCGGTGGATCGGGTCACGACCTGGTGGGACGCCGTCTGCAGCCTTCGGCGGCGGCTGGAGGAGGAGCGGACCCGCTTGGCGGCCGAGCTCTGGGGCGTCCGCTCCGGCCCGCCCCCGTCTGCGGACGAGGTGGCGGAGCTGGTGCTGCCCGAGACCGGTCCGTCGTGGAGTGCCATGGCTCGCATCGTGGTGGCCGGCGACGCGGACCCTGGAGGGTCCGCGTCGCCGGCGGACCCCCGGGAGGCGCTGGGGGACGGCGCGCCCTCCGGCGCCTGGACGGTGGGGCGCCTGGTGGAGCAGCTCAGTCGGTGGGACGCCGCGTCCTGGGAGGAACCCGCCGCGGAGGCCGACCGGTGGCGGCGGCTCGAGGAGCGGGAGGCCGCGTGGCTGCAGGCGCTGGAGGCCAGCTGGTCCCCTGGCGGCGACCCCGAGCCGGCCGCCGTGCCCGATGGGCCGCCGGCCGTCTACGAACACCTGCAGCGGCTGGAGGTCGAGCAGGCCCAGGAGGCGGAGGCGACGGCTCGTCGCGCGGAGACCCTGGCGCAGGAGCTGGCGTCCCTCACGGCGCAGGAGGCCGCCCTGCGGGCGCGGTGCCGCGCCCTCCTCGAGGCTTGCGGGGGCGATCCGATCCAGGCCCGCGAGCAGTGGCAGGCCTACGCAGCCCACCGCCAGCGGCGGCGGGAGCGCGAGGGCGAGCTCAAGGGAGTCCTGGGCGCCTGGGAGACGCCCGACACGGAGGCGCTGGCGGTGCGGCTCGAGCAGTGGCGCGATGCCTGCCTGGTCGAGCTGCGGGCCATCGAGGACCTGGCGAAGCGCTTCCCCGAGCTGCCGACGGGGGAGGACCTCGACCCGGCCCAGGCGGCGCACCCCCTGGCCGGTCTCGAGGAGGAGCGGCGCGGGATCGAGGCCGCGATCCGCCAGGCCGACGCGGAGCTCCAGCACCTGACGGCGCAGGAGGCGGCGCTCCTGCAGCAGGCGCCGTTGAACATCGCCCAGGCGGAGCTGGAGCTGGTCGCCTTGCAGGCACGGCGCGAAGCCCTGCGGGACGAGCTGGACGCCCTGGTGCTGGCCCACCGACACCTGCGGGAGGCGCTGGAGGAGTTCCACGCCACCTACCGGCAGCGGCTGGAGGACGCGGCGAGCCGCTACTTCGCCCGCATCACGGGCCAACCGGGGCGGCGGGTGGTGCTGGATGCCCGGTTCCGCCTGTCGGTGCGCGAAGCCGACGGCACGCCGGTGGTGGCCGAGCAGCTCAGCCAGGGGACCCGGGACCAGCTGTTCTGGGCGCTGCGGGTGGCGGTGGCCGACCTGCTGGCCGGCGACGTCAACCTCCCCTTCGTGCTGGACGACCCCTTCGTCCACTGGGACGACCGGCGTCTGGAGGAGGGGCGGCGGATCGTGACCGCCCTGGCCCAGGACCGCCAGGTGGTCGTCTTGTCGCACCGGCCGGCGCTGGCGGCGTGGGGGCAACCGGTGGAGCTGGCCGGGGCGCTGCCGGCCACGGCGCAGGAGGTCGCCGTGGCGTCGGCGCCGTCTGCGCCGGCGGGGCCGACGGATGCGGCGGGTGGCGGGGCGACGCGGGAAGGGGAGGGCGAGGGCTCGTGA
- a CDS encoding PD-(D/E)XK nuclease family protein, translating into MSLRLILGRAGAGKTHHCLEAVAREEAARPAGPPLILLVPEQATFQMEQALLAAVHRHGRRGFARARVASFQRLAWWVQQEAGGAATPTVTELGKRLILRALVAREAPRLALFGQVADRPGFIERLVATLGELAAYGIDADALRARHAALVGEGREGLLAVKLHDLALILEAYQDFLAEHHLYDPVQVLERVARCIHDAAWLQGARVWVDGFTGFTPGELRVLEALLRVADRVEVSLCLDPQEAPWAVGGAGQAGQGDDESALFHPTAVTARQLLDIARRAGVAVAPARVLPEAGGGMPRFRNPALAHLERELFQFPGRRFAGPPEGITLVAAPDRRAEVAAAAREMLRLAREEGYRFRDMVVIVRDLETYHDLLATACAEHGIPLFVDRRRPVAHHPLLELVRAALEVVAGDWPYEAVFRYLKTDLVPVPRGEVDRLENYVLAFGIRGSRWYRGGPWRWWRREALEADVEPTPVQQAELEAINRIRDEATGHLRRFFQRVAPARRQPVPAAELAAALYQLLVDLDVPARLQGWSEEAEGAGDLEAAQEHLQVWNGVAELLEQVGASLPGIALTAAEFLRVLEAGMEGLRVGLIPPGLDQVVAGSVERSRHPSARAAFVLGATDDAFPRRVEEDAIFTDQERDELAERGVELGPPGRVRALHEQYHTYVALTRARDRLWVSYPLGDEEGRAVAPAWLTRRLRVLLPGLAVSSATADGTDDVATPAQGIDRLARLLARHRDAMGVSAGPWAPPAPRRGDPPPTWAVLYQWAVTDPAVRPRALHSLAALAHANRPRPLGRELGRQLYARPAAAGWLLRTSVSRLERFAACPFQHFAAHGLGLRERVVGRLDAPRLGRIHHAALSLLARKVWEEGLDWKDLDESRLEAMVAACLDEIGPRLAQELAVETAYHAHLLERTRRILGQTARRLAEHARRGDFRPLAVEVDFGPDPDAPLLVEPWRLPSGERLALQGRIDRIDGARTASGRWLVRVVDYKSSAHDLPLDQVYHGLALQLPLYLLVAVRAGAALGIDPGGAPGRPGAGSPVPAPDGGPPGSPVPAAAVEPAALLYFPVHDPFLDTEGPLPAEEAARRRARRLLRAQGWVVDDAEVIRAHDRELKPETLIPVELRRDGTPTAWARVLQPGEMEDLFRLVEARVQAMATAILAGRVEVAPYRLKERSPCGTCAFRALCQFDPRLPGNRYRVMRPLRPQEVWQRVRQAHAPDGGGGASTGLPAGRAAPRPPDRPAPADADGSHGGGPAGPVPAAAEGGADDDRR; encoded by the coding sequence GTGAGCCTGCGGCTGATTCTCGGCCGGGCGGGGGCCGGCAAGACCCATCACTGCCTGGAGGCGGTGGCGCGGGAGGAGGCGGCCCGTCCGGCCGGACCGCCCCTGATCCTCCTGGTGCCCGAGCAGGCCACGTTCCAGATGGAGCAGGCGCTGCTGGCCGCGGTCCATCGCCATGGCCGGCGGGGGTTCGCCCGGGCGCGGGTGGCGAGCTTCCAGCGGTTGGCCTGGTGGGTGCAGCAGGAGGCCGGCGGGGCGGCGACGCCCACCGTCACCGAACTGGGCAAGCGGCTGATCCTGCGCGCGCTGGTCGCCCGCGAGGCCCCGCGGCTCGCCTTGTTCGGCCAGGTGGCCGACCGGCCCGGCTTCATCGAGCGACTGGTCGCCACCCTCGGCGAGCTGGCGGCCTACGGGATCGACGCCGACGCCCTGCGGGCCCGCCATGCGGCCCTGGTGGGCGAGGGCCGCGAGGGCCTCCTCGCCGTCAAGCTGCACGATCTCGCCCTGATCCTGGAGGCGTACCAAGACTTTCTGGCCGAACACCACCTGTACGACCCCGTCCAGGTGCTGGAACGGGTGGCGCGGTGCATCCACGACGCCGCCTGGCTGCAGGGGGCCCGCGTCTGGGTCGACGGCTTCACCGGGTTCACCCCCGGCGAGCTGCGGGTCCTGGAGGCCCTCCTGCGGGTGGCGGACCGCGTCGAGGTCAGTCTCTGCCTGGACCCTCAGGAGGCGCCCTGGGCCGTGGGCGGCGCCGGCCAGGCGGGACAAGGGGACGACGAGTCGGCGCTCTTCCACCCCACGGCGGTGACGGCGCGGCAGTTGCTGGACATCGCACGGCGGGCGGGGGTGGCCGTCGCCCCCGCCCGGGTCCTCCCGGAAGCGGGCGGGGGCATGCCGCGCTTCCGCAACCCGGCCCTGGCCCACCTGGAGCGGGAGCTGTTCCAGTTCCCCGGCCGCCGCTTCGCCGGTCCGCCCGAGGGCATCACGCTGGTGGCCGCGCCCGACCGGCGGGCGGAGGTGGCCGCGGCCGCGCGGGAGATGCTGCGCCTGGCCCGGGAAGAGGGATACCGGTTCCGGGACATGGTGGTCATCGTGCGGGATCTGGAGACCTACCACGACCTCTTGGCGACCGCCTGCGCGGAACACGGCATCCCCCTCTTCGTCGACCGCCGTCGCCCGGTGGCCCACCACCCCCTGCTGGAGCTGGTGCGGGCGGCGCTGGAGGTGGTGGCGGGCGACTGGCCCTACGAGGCGGTCTTCCGCTACCTCAAGACCGACCTGGTGCCCGTGCCGCGGGGGGAAGTGGACCGGCTGGAGAACTACGTGCTGGCCTTCGGCATCCGGGGCTCGCGGTGGTATCGAGGGGGCCCGTGGCGCTGGTGGCGCCGCGAGGCCCTGGAGGCGGACGTCGAGCCGACGCCGGTGCAGCAGGCGGAGCTCGAGGCCATCAACCGCATCCGCGACGAGGCCACCGGGCACCTGCGCCGGTTCTTCCAGCGGGTGGCGCCGGCCCGCCGGCAACCGGTGCCGGCGGCGGAGCTGGCGGCGGCCCTGTACCAGCTGCTGGTCGACCTCGACGTCCCCGCCCGGCTCCAGGGGTGGAGCGAGGAGGCCGAGGGGGCCGGCGACCTCGAGGCGGCCCAGGAGCACCTCCAGGTCTGGAACGGCGTCGCCGAGCTGCTGGAGCAGGTGGGAGCCAGCCTGCCCGGGATCGCCCTGACGGCGGCCGAGTTCCTGCGCGTGCTGGAGGCGGGCATGGAGGGCCTGCGGGTCGGCCTCATCCCGCCGGGCCTCGACCAGGTGGTGGCGGGCAGCGTGGAGCGCTCGCGGCACCCCAGCGCCCGGGCCGCGTTCGTCCTGGGCGCCACCGACGACGCCTTCCCCCGCCGCGTCGAGGAGGATGCCATCTTCACCGATCAGGAGCGGGACGAACTGGCCGAGCGCGGCGTCGAGCTGGGGCCGCCCGGGCGGGTGCGGGCGCTGCACGAGCAGTACCACACCTATGTGGCGCTGACCCGGGCGCGGGACCGCCTCTGGGTGAGCTACCCGCTGGGCGACGAGGAGGGCCGGGCGGTGGCGCCGGCCTGGCTCACGCGGCGGCTTCGGGTCCTCCTGCCCGGCCTCGCCGTGAGTTCCGCGACGGCCGACGGGACGGACGACGTGGCGACGCCGGCGCAGGGCATCGACCGGCTGGCCCGGCTGCTGGCCCGCCACCGGGATGCAATGGGGGTCTCCGCGGGGCCATGGGCTCCGCCCGCCCCGCGCCGCGGGGACCCGCCTCCCACCTGGGCGGTGCTCTATCAGTGGGCCGTCACCGACCCCGCCGTCCGGCCCCGGGCCTTGCACTCGCTGGCCGCCCTGGCCCATGCCAACCGGCCTCGTCCCCTGGGCCGCGAGCTGGGGCGGCAGCTCTATGCCCGCCCGGCCGCGGCCGGATGGCTGCTGCGGACCAGCGTCAGCCGGCTGGAGCGGTTCGCCGCCTGTCCGTTCCAGCACTTCGCGGCCCATGGGCTCGGGCTGCGGGAGCGCGTGGTCGGGCGGCTCGACGCGCCGCGCCTGGGCCGGATCCACCATGCCGCCCTCAGCCTCCTGGCGCGGAAGGTGTGGGAGGAGGGACTGGACTGGAAGGACCTTGATGAGTCCCGGCTCGAGGCGATGGTCGCCGCGTGCCTGGACGAGATCGGGCCCCGGCTGGCCCAGGAGCTGGCCGTGGAGACGGCGTACCACGCGCACCTGCTGGAGCGGACGCGGCGCATCCTCGGCCAGACCGCCCGTCGCCTGGCGGAGCACGCCCGTCGCGGCGACTTCCGGCCGCTGGCGGTGGAGGTGGACTTCGGGCCCGATCCCGACGCGCCGCTGCTAGTCGAGCCGTGGCGGCTGCCCTCGGGCGAGCGCCTGGCCCTGCAAGGCCGGATCGACCGCATCGACGGGGCCCGGACCGCGTCGGGCCGCTGGCTCGTCCGCGTCGTCGACTACAAGAGCAGCGCCCACGACCTGCCGCTGGACCAGGTCTACCATGGGCTGGCCTTGCAACTGCCGCTGTACCTGCTGGTGGCCGTCCGGGCGGGCGCCGCCTTGGGGATCGACCCCGGGGGGGCGCCCGGGCGGCCGGGAGCCGGATCGCCGGTCCCGGCCCCGGACGGCGGCCCGCCCGGGAGCCCGGTCCCGGCGGCCGCGGTGGAGCCGGCGGCGCTGCTGTACTTCCCGGTCCACGACCCGTTCCTCGACACCGAGGGTCCGTTGCCGGCGGAGGAGGCCGCCCGGCGGCGGGCGCGCCGGCTCCTGCGGGCCCAGGGCTGGGTGGTCGACGACGCGGAGGTCATCCGGGCCCATGACCGCGAGCTCAAGCCCGAGACCCTGATCCCGGTGGAGCTCAGGAGGGATGGGACGCCCACGGCCTGGGCGCGGGTCCTCCAGCCGGGGGAGATGGAGGATCTCTTCCGGCTGGTGGAGGCGCGGGTCCAGGCGATGGCGACGGCCATCCTGGCGGGGCGGGTGGAGGTGGCGCCGTACCGCCTCAAGGAACGCTCGCCCTGCGGCACCTGCGCCTTCCGCGCGCTCTGCCAGTTCGACCCGCGCCTGCCGGGCAACCGCTACCGGGTGATGCGGCCCCTGCGTCCCCAAGAGGTCTGGCAGCGGGTGCGGCAGGCCCACGCCCCGGACGGCGGCGGTGGGGCGTCCACCGGCCTGCCGGCCGGCCGGGCGGCCCCGCGGCCGCCGGACCGGCCCGCCCCGGCGGACGCCGACGGATCCCACGGGGGCGGACCCGCCGGGCCCGTCCCCGCTGCCGCGGAGGGAGGGGCGGACGATGACCGTCGGTGA